A stretch of DNA from Pseudonocardia hierapolitana:
TCGTCTCCGCCGTGCGCGCGGCGAAGCAGTTCCTCACCTACGTCAGCGGCGCACCGTTCCAGCCGGCGATCGCGGCCGCGCTCGGCCTGCCCGACTCCTTCTACTCACAGCTGGCAGGCGACCTGCAGCGCAAGCGCGACCTCCTGTCCGGCGGGCTGCGCGAGGCCGGCTTCACGGTGTTCGACACCGCAGGCACCTACTTCGTGGTCACCGACGTCACGCCGCTGGGCTTCACCGACGGCGCCGAGTTCTGCTGGAGCCTCCCCGAACGCGTGGGCGTGGCGGCGGTACCGGTGTCGGTGTTCTGCGCCGACCCGGAGCTGGGCCGCTCACTGGTCCGCTTCGCCTTCTGCAAGCGCGACGAGGTGCTCACCGAGGCGGCGGCGCGGCTGGTCGCGTTGCGCGCCGCCGCAGGCTGACGGTGGCCGACTGGAGGAGCTGGCACGCGGAGTACGACGACGCGGCGAGCCCGATGGCGCAACGCCTGGCCGCCGTGCAGCAGCAGATCGCACTCGCCCTGGACCGGGCCGGGCCCGGCCCGCTCCGGCTGCTCTCGCTGTGTGCGGGTCAGGGGAGGGACGTGCTCCCGGTGCTGGCCGGTCACCCGCGCGGAGGTGACGTGCGCGGGCGGCTCGTCGAGCTCGACCCGGAGCTCGCGGCGGCCGCCCGCGCGGCGGCGCCGCCGTCGATCGAGGTGGTGACGGCAGATGCGGGCACGACGGAGGCGTACGACGACGCGGCGCCTGCCGACCTGCTCCTCCTGTGCGGGATCTTCGGCAATGTGCCGGACGGGGACATCGAGCGCACCGTGGCCGCGGTGCCGTCGCTGCTCGCCCACGGCGGCACGGTGATCTGGACCCGGCACCGGCGAGCACCGGATGCGACCTCGCGCATCCGAGCGTGGTTCGCGGCGTCCGGTGTGGCGGAGACGGCGTTCCTCGCCGCGCCGGGAGAGGGTTGGTCGGTCGGGGCCGGGGTGTTGCGGGCACCCTCCAGGCGGCCGAACGGCACGCGACGGCTCTTCACCTTCGCCAGGTGACCCGGGCGGCACCGACTCGACGAGGAGCTGGAGTCAGGTCGAGGTGAACGGTGCGCCGGCGGGCGTGGTGGTGGCGGCGACCGTGTCGAGGGACAGACCGAGGGTGTTCGCGAGCGCGGCGACCGTGAAGAACGCAGGGGTGGGGATCCGTCCCGTCTCGATCTTGCGCAGTGTCTCCGCCGAGATCCCGGCCGCCGCGGCCACCTCCACGAGGCTGCGGTCGCCGCGCGCCTCGCGCAGGAGCAGGCCCAGCCGCTCGCCGCGCTCGCGGTCGGCAGGGGTCAGCGGGACGCGCACCATGCGGCCAATACTAATACCGGTATAGTTATCTGCGTGATCGAGCTGAAGACCGCCTCCGAGGTGGACGCGTGCGAGGCCGCCGGCAAGATCGTGGCGGACGTCCTGGCGGCCGTGCGCGCGCAGGTCGCGCCCGGCGTCACCACAGGTGAGCTGGACCGGCTCGCGGCCGACCTGATCGCCGAAGCCGATGCGGTCCCGAGCTTCCTCGGCTACCACCCGTCGTGGGCGCCCACCCCGTATCCGGGGGTGATCTGCGCGAGCGTCGACGACGCCGTCGTGCACGGCATCCCGGGGCGGGAGCGGCTGCGTCGCGGCGACGTCCTGAGCGTCGACCTCGCCGTGCACCTCGACGGCTGGTGCGCCGACGCGGCGTTCAGCACCCTCGTGGACGGCGGCGACCCGCGGGACGCTGCGCTGATCGAGACGGCCGAGCGCGCGCTCGCCGCGGGGATCGCGGCCGCGGTGCCGGGTGCCCGGCTGGGCGACATCGCGCACGCCATCGGCACGGTCGCGCGCGCGGGCGGCTACGGGCTGCTGGCCGATCACGGCGGGCACGGCGTGGGCCGCTCCATGCACGAGTCCCCGAGTGTGGCCAACGAGGGGCGGCCCGGTCGCGGGCTGGTGCTGCGGTCCGGGCTGGTGATCGCCCTCGAACCGATGCTGCAGGCCGGCGGTGCCGATTCCTACCGCCACGACCGCGACGGCTGGACGATCCGCACCGCCGACGGCAGCCGCGCCGCCCACGCCGAGCACACGATCGCGATCACCGAGGACGGGCCGCGCGTCCTGACGGCGGGCCGCCCCACCTGCTAGAAACCGGTGGTGGCTGTCACAGCGTTGTACCGCTACCCGGTCAAGTCGATGCTCGGCGAGTCGCTGCAGCGCTGCCGGGTCGACGAGCGCGGGATCGTCGGCGACCGCGCCTACGCCCTCGTCGACGTC
This window harbors:
- a CDS encoding SAM-dependent methyltransferase — protein: MADWRSWHAEYDDAASPMAQRLAAVQQQIALALDRAGPGPLRLLSLCAGQGRDVLPVLAGHPRGGDVRGRLVELDPELAAAARAAAPPSIEVVTADAGTTEAYDDAAPADLLLLCGIFGNVPDGDIERTVAAVPSLLAHGGTVIWTRHRRAPDATSRIRAWFAASGVAETAFLAAPGEGWSVGAGVLRAPSRRPNGTRRLFTFAR
- a CDS encoding helix-turn-helix domain-containing protein, with amino-acid sequence MVRVPLTPADRERGERLGLLLREARGDRSLVEVAAAAGISAETLRKIETGRIPTPAFFTVAALANTLGLSLDTVAATTTPAGAPFTST
- the map gene encoding type I methionyl aminopeptidase, producing the protein MIELKTASEVDACEAAGKIVADVLAAVRAQVAPGVTTGELDRLAADLIAEADAVPSFLGYHPSWAPTPYPGVICASVDDAVVHGIPGRERLRRGDVLSVDLAVHLDGWCADAAFSTLVDGGDPRDAALIETAERALAAGIAAAVPGARLGDIAHAIGTVARAGGYGLLADHGGHGVGRSMHESPSVANEGRPGRGLVLRSGLVIALEPMLQAGGADSYRHDRDGWTIRTADGSRAAHAEHTIAITEDGPRVLTAGRPTC